The Silurus meridionalis isolate SWU-2019-XX chromosome 16, ASM1480568v1, whole genome shotgun sequence genome has a segment encoding these proteins:
- the cbln4 gene encoding cerebellin-4, with protein sequence MPRYLAAVWFGVLALVALTAAQNDTEPIVLEGKCLVVCDSNPATDAKGSSSPLGISVRAANSKVAFSAVRSNNHEPSEMSNKTRIIYFDQVLVNIGNYFTLDSVFLSPRKGIYSFNFHVIKVYQSQTIQVNLMLNGKPVISAFAGDKDVTREAATNGVLLYLDKEDKVYLKLEKGNLVGGWQYSTFSGFLVFPL encoded by the exons ATGCCGCGTTATTTGGCGGCTGTGTGGTTCGGTGTGCTCGCGCTGGTCGCGCTCACGGCGGCGCAGAACGACACGGAGCCCATAGTGCTGGAGGGGAAATGTCTGGTGGTGTGCGACTCGAACCCGGCCACGGACGCCAAAGGCTCTTCGTCTCCGCTCGGCATCTCAGTGCGCGCGGCCAACTCTAAGGTTGCGTTCTCAGCTGTGAGGAGCAACAACCACGAGCCGTCCGAGATGAGCAACAAAACACGGATCATCTACTTCGACCAA GTTCTTGTCAACATAGGAAACTATTTCACATTGGACTCTGTATTTCTGTCACCTCGCAAAGGCATCTACAGTTTCAACTTTCATGTTATTAAAGTATACCAGAGCCAGACCATACAG GTGAACCTGATGTTAAACGGAAAGCCAGTCATCTCTGCTTTTGCAGGCGACAAAGACGTGACACGAGAGGCTGCTACCAATGGTGTTCTCCTCTACCTGGACAAGGAGGACAAGGTTTACTTAAAACTAGAAAAGGGAAATCTTGTGGGTGGGTGGCAGTATTCCACCTTTTCTGGATTCCTCGTATTTCCTCTGTGA